From the Actinomadura luzonensis genome, the window GCTCGCGGGCGGCGCCGCGCTGCTCGCCGCGGCCGGCGTCGCGGCGTGGGCGCTGCTGTCGCCGAGCGGGCCGCCCGACCTCGACGTCCTGTACGCCGAGGACTTCACGCAGACCTCCGGCGGCTGGAACGGCACCTACGACCCCGACTCCTCGGCCAGTTACGGCTACCGGACGGACGGGACGTACGGGCTGGACGTGGAGCACGGCGGCCAGGAGGAACGCCGGGAGAACGCCCCCGTCCCCTTCCTGGTCGCCACGCCGACCACGACGCCCGACCCGTCGGCCGAGCCCACGCCGATGCTGCCCGCCTCGGTCGTCATCGGCGTCACCGCCGAGGTCAAGAAGGCGTCCGGCGCGGGCGAGTACGGCCTGTACTGCCACGACACGGACGACGACGACACCTACTACGAGTTCGCGCTCGACACCGCCGGCAAAGCCAGGATCCGGCGCGTCGTGGACGGCGCCGGCGGTACCCTCGCCCAGCCGGTGCAGGTGGACGGGCTGCCCGGCAAAGCGGCCAGGATCGTCGCCTCCTGCGAGCAGTCCGGGACGGCGGTGCGGCTCACGCTGTGGGTGAACGGCGAGCGGGTGCACCAGGTGGAGGACCCGAACGGGATCGGCAGCGGGACGCTCGGAGTGTTCGCCCGGACGACGAAGGCCGAGGGGTCGCTGCTGCGGACCACGTTCGACGACTTCGAGCTACGCGGCCCCAAGCCCAACTCCTGACCCCGCCCCTCCCGCCTCGCGCCCTCACGCCCCTCTTCGACGTGCGCCCTTTTGACGTGCGCCCTCTCGACGTGCGCCCTCTCGACGTGGTCCGCTCACCGCTCCCTCCCCCCTCCCCTCAAGCCGGGTCCGCGACGTCACAGGACGCCGGCGCGGGCGGCGGCCAGGGCGGCGTCCGCAGCACGGTCGGCGTCGCGCTCGCTGACCGGCTCGTGCGCCACGAACAGCCGGTAGTAGACGGGGGCGACCGCGACCCGCACCACTTCCCGCACGTCCACCATGTCGGGCAGCTCCCCCCGCGCGACCGCCCGCCGCACGACCTCGGCCGACTGCTCGTGCCGCGCCACGAAGAACTGGTGCAGCGCCCGCGCCGCGGTCTCGTTCTGCATGGCGGCCGCGACGAACGCCGACGACACCGGCCCCAGCTCGGGGTCGTCGAAGCCGGAGCGTACGAGCTGGACGACCCCTCGCAGGTCGCCCTCGACGGTGCCGGTGTCGGGGATCGGCCAGGGCTCGTCCTTGGCCAGCTCCAGCGCGTCGGAGATCAGCCCCTCCACGTTGCCCCAGCGCCGGTAGACGGTGGTCTTGTGCACGCCGGAACGTTCGGCGACCCGCTCGACCGTCAGCCCGGTGTACCCGTGCTCGGCCAGCTCGGCCAGGGTCGCCTGCCGTACGGCGTCGCGCACCCGCGCGCTGCGCCCTCCCGGGCGCTTGCTGCTGCCAGCTTCCAAAGACTACTCCAGTTGCGTTTGCTTCCCCGACTGTGGCAAGCTAAAGCTACCTGAGTAGCGATTGGAGTTCCATCCTGATCCACCTTCGAGGCGTTTCCCGGTCGTACGGCGAGCATGTCGTCCTCGACGACGTGACGGTGTCGGTGAAGGCGGGCGAGCGCGCAGGCGTCGTCGGCGAGAACGGTTCGGGCAAGTCCACCCTGCTCCGGCTCCTGGCGGGCGTCGAACGCCCCGACGACGGCGAGATCACCGTGGGCGACGGCGACGTCCGGGCCCCCCTTGACGTGGGGTACCTCGGCCAGACCCTCGACCTGCCGCCCACCCACACCGTCCAGCAGGCGGTGGACGCCGCCCTCGCCGGTCTCCGCGCCATCGAGCACCGCATGCGCGCCCTGGAGTCGTCCCTGTCCGACGCCTCCACCCGCGACGACGCCACCGCGCCGTCCGGCCACGACACCGCGGCCGCGCTGGCCGAGTACGGCGACCTGCAGACGCTGTACGAGGCCCGCGGCGGCTACGAGGCCGACGCCCGGATGGACAAGGCGTTCCACGGTCTCGGCCTGGCCCACGTCACCCGCGACCGCGTCCTGGGCAGCCTGTCCGGCGGCGAGCAGGCCCGGCTGGCGCTGGCCTGCGTGCTGGCCGCCGCCCCCCGTCTCCTGCTCCTCGACGAGCCCACCAACCACCTCGACGAGGCGGCGCTGACCTGGCTCGAGGGCCGCCTCCGCGAGCACCGCGGCACCGTCGTCGTGGTCTCCCACGACCGCGTCTTCCTCGACCGCGTCGCCACCGCCGTCCTCGAGGTGGAAGGCGCGGCCGTCACCCGCTTCGGCGGCGGCTACCGCGGTTTCCTGGCCGCCAAGGCCGCCGCGCGGGCGCGCTGGGAGCAGTCCTACGCCGACTGGTGCGAGGAGGTGCGCCAGGTGCGCGAGCACGCCGCCACCACCGCCCACCGCGTCGCCGCCGGCGGCCTGATGCGCGACAACAACAAGATGGCCTACGACCGCAACGCGGGCCGCGTGCAGAGCTCGATCTCCAGCCGGGTCCGCAACGCCCACGAGCGGCTGCGCCGCCTCCTGGCCGACCCGGTCCCCCGCCCGCCGTCCCCGCTCCGCTTCCGCGGCGCCTTCACCCACTCGACCCCGGACCAGCCCGCGACGTCCCCGGCCCACCCGGCCCCAGGTCAGCGCACGACGTCCCCCGCCCACCCGGCCCCAGGTCAGCCCACGACGTCCCGCACCCACCCCGCACCGCTGGTCGAGCTCCGCGACCTCCGGATCGCCGGCGGCCGCCTGCGCATCGACCACCTGGCCCTCGCCCCCGGCGAGCGGCTGCTCGTCCGCGGCCCGAACGGCGCGGGCAAGTCCACGCTGCTGCGCGCGCTCGCCGAGCAGGCCGCCCGCGACCACATCAAGGTCGGCCACCTCCCCCAGGAGGTGACCTTCGATCCCGGCCGCACCGTCCTCGACGCCTACGGGCACGGCCACCCCGACGAACGCGAGGCCGCCCTGCTCGACACCGGGCTCTTCGCCCCGCACACGCTCACCCAGAAGACCGGCCACCTGTCGGTCGGGCAGCGGCGCCGGCTCGCGCTGGCCCGCCTGCTGGCCGGCGAGCACGACCTGCTCCTCCTCGACGAGCCGACCAACCACCTCTCGCCGCTCCTGGCCGAGGAGCTGGAGCAGGCACTCGACCACTACCACGGCACGCTCGTCGTGGTGTCGCACGACCGCGCGCTCACCCGCCGCTTCCGCGGCGAGCACCTACACCTCTCGGGGGGACGCACATGTTGACCAAGATCGACGCTGGCACGCCGTACGGGATCACGACCGGCCCGGACGGGGCGCTCTGGTTCACCCTCGTGCACCAGGGCCGCATCGGGCGCCTCCAACCCGGCGGCACGCCCGTGATCCACCAGCTCGACCCGGCGGACGGCCAGCCGACCGTGATCACGCCGGGCCCCGACGGGGCGATGTGGTTCGCGGAGGGCAAGGGGGGCCGCATCGGCCGCATCACCGCCGACGGGCAGGTGACCTCCTTCCCTGCCGACTCCCCGTTCGGCGTCGCCGCGGGGCTCGACGGCGCCATGTGGTTCACCGAGATGCAGCCCGGCCGTATCGGGCGCATCGGCCCGGACGGCGAGCGCTCCGCCTTCGAGATCCCGCTGGACGGCGGCATGCCCGCCTTCATCACCTCCGGGCCGGACGACGCGTTGTGGTTCACCCTCAACCAGGGCAACGCCATCGGCCGCGTCTCCCTGACCGGTGAGATCACCCTTCACCCGCTGCCCACCGAGGGCGCCGCACCGGTGGGGATCACGCTCGGGCCGGACGGGGCGCTGTGGTTCGTGGAGATCGGCGCCGGGCAGGTCGGCCGCATCGACACCAGCGGCAAGATCGACGAGTACCCGCTCCCCGACCGGGCCTCCCGGCCGCACGCGATCGTCGCCGGTCCCGGTGACACCCTGTGGTTCACGCTGTGGGGCACCGACCGCGTCGGCCGCCTCACCGTTCGGGACGGCGCGATCCAGGAGTTCCCGCTCACGTCGTCCGAGGAAGGGCGGGTGGAGCCGCACGGGCTCACGGTCGGTCCCGATGGCGGGGTCTGGGTCGCACTCGAAGCAGGCGCGCTGGCCCGCCTCGCCACCGCCTGACCACACCCGCCCGGCTTCCTGCCACCGGTCCCCACTCCTG encodes:
- a CDS encoding TetR/AcrR family transcriptional regulator; this encodes MEAGSSKRPGGRSARVRDAVRQATLAELAEHGYTGLTVERVAERSGVHKTTVYRRWGNVEGLISDALELAKDEPWPIPDTGTVEGDLRGVVQLVRSGFDDPELGPVSSAFVAAAMQNETAARALHQFFVARHEQSAEVVRRAVARGELPDMVDVREVVRVAVAPVYYRLFVAHEPVSERDADRAADAALAAARAGVL
- a CDS encoding ABC-F family ATP-binding cassette domain-containing protein, yielding MTVSVKAGERAGVVGENGSGKSTLLRLLAGVERPDDGEITVGDGDVRAPLDVGYLGQTLDLPPTHTVQQAVDAALAGLRAIEHRMRALESSLSDASTRDDATAPSGHDTAAALAEYGDLQTLYEARGGYEADARMDKAFHGLGLAHVTRDRVLGSLSGGEQARLALACVLAAAPRLLLLDEPTNHLDEAALTWLEGRLREHRGTVVVVSHDRVFLDRVATAVLEVEGAAVTRFGGGYRGFLAAKAAARARWEQSYADWCEEVRQVREHAATTAHRVAAGGLMRDNNKMAYDRNAGRVQSSISSRVRNAHERLRRLLADPVPRPPSPLRFRGAFTHSTPDQPATSPAHPAPGQRTTSPAHPAPGQPTTSRTHPAPLVELRDLRIAGGRLRIDHLALAPGERLLVRGPNGAGKSTLLRALAEQAARDHIKVGHLPQEVTFDPGRTVLDAYGHGHPDEREAALLDTGLFAPHTLTQKTGHLSVGQRRRLALARLLAGEHDLLLLDEPTNHLSPLLAEELEQALDHYHGTLVVVSHDRALTRRFRGEHLHLSGGRTC
- a CDS encoding Vgb family protein; translation: MLTKIDAGTPYGITTGPDGALWFTLVHQGRIGRLQPGGTPVIHQLDPADGQPTVITPGPDGAMWFAEGKGGRIGRITADGQVTSFPADSPFGVAAGLDGAMWFTEMQPGRIGRIGPDGERSAFEIPLDGGMPAFITSGPDDALWFTLNQGNAIGRVSLTGEITLHPLPTEGAAPVGITLGPDGALWFVEIGAGQVGRIDTSGKIDEYPLPDRASRPHAIVAGPGDTLWFTLWGTDRVGRLTVRDGAIQEFPLTSSEEGRVEPHGLTVGPDGGVWVALEAGALARLATA